One window of the Pyrinomonadaceae bacterium genome contains the following:
- a CDS encoding DEAD/DEAH box helicase family protein: MNRHVNSIAGRLSLRPPQRQSLEILDRITEIAPPKKDADIAAAIEAITSEFPSVTDFEREFPSVCFALATGVGKTRLMGAFISYLHLAHGLNNFFVLAPNLTIYDKLITDFTPNTPKYVFTGIAEFAVDAPTIITGDNYEGMAGTLFDQLHRCKINIFNISKINSEVRGGKSPRIKRLSEYIGESYFQYLAELPDLVLLMDESHRYRASAGVRAINELKPVLGLELTATPFVESARGTVAFKNVIFDYALGRAMADGFVKEPAVITRKNFDPKGMSQEEIEKLKLEDGVRLHESVKVELETYARESAREFVKPFLLVIARDTTHAAQLFQMIESEEFFKGRYKGKAIQVDSSKTGKEEDEMVERLLKVEHTDEPTEIVIHVNMLKEGWDVTNLYTIVPLRAANARTLVEQSIGRGLRLPYGKRTGVIAVDQLSIVVHDKFQEIVDDSRRPDSPIQLRALVLDGNELESRTVTVVSQTQLAIDLGFVPQKQTSSTLIIPTSQPPVFTKPEDQKVAQLTYQVIKQLENQPQKLPSVTHLTKPDIQKEIVRIVTEQYAPPQMGLEGVVETPDIGAIVAKTTEVTVNRTIDIPRIVVVPKQEVKSGFKPFKLELSNINYQPVSNDLWSQELRTGKLRLIKLGKGGIDELRLEDFVVAGLIDFDDVAYEDNADLLYDLASQMVERLQSYLSDEEDVRRILRVYQTEIARLIHAQMQDHYWEEEVDYEVKINKGFSELKDKAYTQAAGELPIDFRQSPKDKSNMSRYLFTGFSRSLYPQEKFQSEAERIMSVILERESERWFKPARGQFQMFYKWRTENPEYQPDFVADTAEMIYMIEPKMKSQMKDPEVLAKRDAAVAWCKHASDYASSHGGKPWRYLLIPHDAISENMTVQGLAARFAVS, encoded by the coding sequence ATGAATCGACACGTTAACAGCATCGCCGGCCGGTTAAGCCTGCGACCTCCGCAACGGCAGTCACTGGAGATTCTCGATCGCATTACGGAGATTGCGCCGCCAAAGAAGGATGCGGACATTGCGGCGGCCATCGAGGCTATTACGAGCGAGTTTCCTTCGGTTACTGATTTCGAGCGAGAGTTCCCATCCGTTTGCTTTGCCCTAGCGACAGGTGTTGGCAAGACCCGCCTGATGGGTGCCTTCATCAGTTATCTCCACCTCGCGCATGGCCTCAATAACTTCTTCGTGCTTGCGCCAAATCTGACCATCTACGACAAGCTAATTACTGATTTCACCCCTAACACGCCCAAATACGTCTTCACAGGCATCGCTGAGTTTGCGGTCGACGCTCCAACGATCATTACCGGCGACAATTATGAAGGCATGGCCGGTACACTTTTCGATCAATTGCATCGATGCAAGATAAACATCTTCAACATCTCGAAGATCAACTCTGAAGTGCGTGGTGGTAAGTCTCCCCGCATAAAGCGGCTGTCGGAATACATCGGCGAAAGCTATTTCCAGTATCTCGCCGAGTTGCCCGACTTGGTCTTACTCATGGACGAGTCGCATCGCTATCGTGCGTCAGCTGGAGTTAGAGCGATTAATGAATTAAAGCCTGTTTTAGGCCTCGAGCTCACAGCCACTCCTTTTGTCGAAAGCGCACGCGGAACTGTTGCTTTTAAGAACGTGATCTTCGATTACGCTCTCGGTCGCGCGATGGCTGACGGGTTTGTAAAAGAGCCCGCCGTTATAACGCGTAAGAACTTTGATCCGAAAGGTATGTCGCAGGAGGAGATTGAAAAGCTCAAGCTTGAAGACGGAGTCCGTTTACACGAGAGTGTGAAGGTTGAATTAGAGACCTACGCGCGGGAATCCGCCAGGGAATTCGTTAAGCCATTCCTGCTGGTGATCGCGCGCGATACTACGCACGCTGCGCAACTCTTTCAGATGATTGAATCAGAAGAGTTCTTTAAAGGACGTTACAAAGGAAAGGCAATCCAGGTAGATTCCAGCAAAACCGGAAAAGAAGAAGATGAGATGGTTGAGCGGCTTTTAAAGGTAGAGCATACCGACGAGCCAACAGAGATCGTTATTCACGTGAACATGCTCAAAGAGGGTTGGGACGTTACTAATCTCTATACGATTGTTCCGTTGAGAGCTGCGAATGCGAGAACACTTGTCGAACAGTCAATTGGCCGTGGGTTGCGTCTGCCCTATGGGAAGCGCACAGGAGTAATTGCCGTCGACCAGTTAAGTATTGTCGTGCACGACAAGTTTCAGGAGATTGTCGATGACTCACGCCGTCCCGATTCGCCGATTCAATTGCGAGCGTTGGTCCTGGATGGGAATGAACTTGAGAGCAGAACAGTAACAGTGGTGTCACAGACGCAACTCGCAATCGATCTCGGATTTGTTCCGCAGAAACAAACTTCAAGCACTCTCATTATTCCAACAAGCCAGCCGCCGGTGTTTACCAAACCGGAAGACCAAAAGGTAGCGCAGCTTACATATCAGGTTATCAAGCAGCTTGAGAACCAGCCTCAGAAATTGCCGTCGGTGACACATCTCACGAAGCCAGATATTCAGAAAGAAATCGTGCGCATTGTCACCGAACAATACGCTCCGCCGCAGATGGGCCTTGAAGGGGTTGTCGAAACACCCGACATCGGGGCGATCGTTGCGAAGACGACGGAAGTGACAGTGAACCGGACGATTGATATCCCGCGAATTGTCGTCGTGCCAAAACAGGAAGTGAAATCGGGCTTTAAGCCTTTCAAGTTGGAGTTGTCGAATATCAACTATCAGCCGGTATCAAATGACCTCTGGTCACAGGAATTACGAACAGGAAAGCTCCGGCTTATCAAGCTCGGCAAAGGTGGAATTGATGAACTCAGGCTCGAAGATTTTGTGGTAGCGGGCCTTATCGACTTCGACGACGTTGCTTACGAAGACAATGCCGATTTGCTGTATGACTTGGCCTCGCAAATGGTGGAGCGCCTTCAGAGCTATTTGAGTGATGAAGAAGATGTGAGACGGATATTGCGTGTCTACCAGACAGAAATCGCGCGTCTGATCCATGCGCAGATGCAAGACCATTACTGGGAAGAAGAAGTTGATTATGAAGTGAAGATCAACAAGGGCTTCTCAGAGTTGAAAGACAAAGCCTACACCCAAGCCGCAGGCGAGTTGCCGATCGATTTTCGGCAATCGCCGAAAGATAAGAGCAACATGTCGCGTTACCTGTTTACCGGATTCAGTCGGAGCCTTTACCCACAAGAGAAGTTTCAGTCAGAAGCCGAACGAATCATGTCAGTAATACTTGAGCGCGAGTCCGAACGTTGGTTCAAACCGGCGCGCGGACAGTTTCAGATGTTCTACAAGTGGCGAACAGAAAACCCTGAATATCAACCGGATTTCGTCGCCGACACTGCTGAGATGATTTACATGATCGAACCGAAGATGAAAAGCCAGATGAAGGACCCGGAAGTTCTGGCGAAGCGCGATGCGGCCGTCGCTTGGTGCAAGCATGCAAGTGATTACGCCTCTTCCCACGGTGGGAAGCCGTGGCGCTATCTTCTCATTCCACATGATGCGATTTCTGAAAACATGACAGTCCAGGGCCTTGCCGCTCGCTTCGCCGTTTCCTAG
- a CDS encoding site-specific DNA-methyltransferase, with product MNAKKQKLELTWIGKENRPRLEPRILVEDPELSYHAPHRVTENDIFDNRLIFGDNLLALKALEQEFLGQIKCIYIDPPFNTQQAFEHYDDTTEHSDWLRLMRDRLVLLRRLMTKDGTLFVHIDDNELGYLIVLLDEVFGRTNRLYTVTFKQGSATGHKAINPGCVNTTNFVLIYAKDKSCWQPNRVYTARERDERYGQFIENIDRPYSEWRITTLMRAFAAAHRLPEKEARALIKTRPEALDDFVVRNARSITQLARPSYESVSAEARKLIDHSSKQPQSILRLQREGYSDIYLKGGKRILFYADKLKKIDGQWVAGEPLTTLWDDILSNNLHAEGGVEFPKGKKPEGLVKRVLELTTNEGDWVLDSFGGSGTTGAAAHKMQRKWIMVELGDHAHTHIIPRLQRVVNGADSSGITNAVNWKGGGGFRYYKLAPSLLEKDKWGNWVINKEYNAAMLAEALCKLEGFTYSPSDSVYWHHGHSTERDFIYVTTAHLTHDQLQQLSDEVGTDRTLLVLCTAFRARADQLPNLTVKKIPKAVLSRCEWGHDNYSLQVENLPQAPPESGQADLFAAEST from the coding sequence ATGAACGCCAAAAAACAGAAATTGGAACTGACATGGATTGGTAAGGAGAACCGGCCGCGGCTGGAGCCGCGGATTCTGGTCGAAGACCCGGAGCTTTCTTATCATGCGCCGCATCGAGTTACTGAGAATGACATCTTCGATAATCGGTTGATCTTTGGTGACAACTTGCTTGCGCTAAAAGCGCTCGAACAAGAATTTCTAGGCCAAATCAAATGTATCTACATCGATCCACCTTTCAATACGCAGCAAGCTTTCGAACACTATGATGATACGACGGAACACTCGGACTGGCTCCGACTGATGAGGGATCGTCTGGTGCTTCTTCGCAGATTAATGACGAAGGACGGCACGTTGTTCGTCCACATCGACGACAATGAGCTCGGTTATTTGATCGTTCTTCTCGACGAGGTGTTCGGCAGAACCAATCGACTTTATACGGTGACCTTCAAGCAAGGTTCGGCTACCGGCCACAAAGCCATAAATCCTGGCTGTGTGAACACAACTAATTTCGTATTGATTTATGCGAAGGACAAGTCGTGTTGGCAACCTAACCGAGTTTATACCGCTAGAGAACGGGACGAGCGCTATGGTCAATTTATTGAGAACATTGACCGGCCGTATTCCGAATGGAGAATAACAACGCTCATGAGGGCCTTTGCCGCAGCGCATCGGTTGCCTGAAAAAGAGGCGCGCGCGTTAATCAAAACTAGGCCGGAGGCTCTCGATGACTTTGTGGTGAGGAACGCTCGTAGCATAACGCAACTCGCGAGGCCGAGCTATGAGAGCGTCAGCGCGGAAGCTCGAAAGCTTATCGATCATTCGAGCAAGCAACCACAGAGTATCCTTCGACTGCAACGTGAGGGTTATTCGGATATTTATTTAAAAGGCGGCAAGCGCATTCTTTTTTACGCTGATAAGTTAAAGAAAATTGACGGGCAGTGGGTTGCAGGCGAGCCCCTCACCACACTCTGGGACGATATTCTATCGAATAATCTCCATGCTGAAGGAGGAGTTGAGTTCCCAAAGGGCAAAAAACCGGAGGGTCTGGTCAAGCGGGTCCTGGAACTCACAACTAATGAAGGTGATTGGGTCTTAGACTCCTTCGGGGGCTCTGGAACAACTGGCGCGGCAGCTCACAAAATGCAGCGGAAGTGGATCATGGTGGAACTTGGCGATCATGCCCACACACATATTATTCCACGGTTGCAACGGGTTGTTAACGGTGCTGATTCGAGCGGCATTACGAATGCGGTCAATTGGAAAGGCGGCGGCGGATTTCGCTATTACAAACTTGCGCCATCGCTCCTGGAAAAAGACAAGTGGGGCAACTGGGTTATCAACAAAGAATACAACGCAGCGATGTTGGCTGAGGCTTTGTGCAAGCTGGAAGGATTCACCTACTCGCCGAGCGATTCCGTCTATTGGCATCACGGTCATTCAACTGAGCGCGACTTTATCTATGTCACGACCGCGCATTTGACGCACGATCAGTTGCAGCAACTCTCGGACGAAGTGGGAACAGATCGCACGCTGCTGGTGCTGTGCACTGCGTTTCGCGCGCGAGCGGATCAGTTACCAAACCTAACAGTGAAGAAAATTCCTAAAGCTGTCCTTTCGCGTTGTGAGTGGGGCCATGATAATTACAGCCTGCAGGTAGAGAATCTCCCTCAAGCGCCACCTGAATCAGGTCAAGCGGACCTGTTTGCGGCTGAATCAACATAG
- a CDS encoding AAA family ATPase produces the protein MLKLKSLTFEALRGATQPFELKFETGKKIAIVFGENGSGKSTICDALDLLGNGGLGSLEGKGLSSTTKYWHSTTRKATDIRITLTSTADSWSAQVIKGNCVVEPADTRPRVKILRRHQILNLLAGRPADRYQALRPFLAIESLDESERSLRDLINSTKRRLAEAGARIGENVETLENVWKQAGSPGSDLLKWAEAEAQREVAHLNNAISTIQEYQRITTAFASRMADLSTQTDADSVARATLEKAETDLAAALANAEDGSEELTQLLQAASHYFERHQNPEACPLCQSREFADGLPQSVESTLKVMGTVRRTLESRKAAERARETAASRLEGATAAARLSADQLRALCVTWPKDLPPATDVLQVQAGKTGWSQEELRRLIDSATEFRAAVESELSSRTQMKTLLRTVRDALDQYKHNILQKTELDSLLPRLEKTNGMFVSERRAFVDEVLTKIASRVGELYEEIHPGEGLSKISLQLDPVKRASLDVVSEFPGATAPPPAAYLSESHLDTLGIAIFLALAELENPSDTVLVLDDVVASMDEPHVDRIINMLYDVSQNFAHCVLTTHYQPWREKFRWGKLQKGECQFVELGPWTIIAGIVTSKTTPRIEVLRSHVRKTPPEPADICACAGVFLEKILNFLADQYECSVPRRRGKPALRDLIQSINKKLRGVLRVELHDGALSSGSVAPVVHLGPVLEKLEKFANVRNVIGCHFDEISFHLNSADAVEFGEMVLQLAEALLHPDHGWPASDKSGEYWSNSGKSRRLYPLKQPS, from the coding sequence ATGCTGAAACTTAAGTCACTCACCTTCGAAGCGCTGCGCGGCGCTACACAACCCTTTGAGCTGAAATTCGAAACCGGGAAAAAGATCGCCATCGTTTTTGGCGAGAACGGTTCAGGCAAGAGTACTATTTGCGACGCCCTTGATTTGCTGGGAAACGGCGGCCTCGGTTCACTTGAGGGCAAGGGGCTCTCGTCTACTACAAAGTACTGGCATTCGACTACGCGCAAGGCCACAGATATAAGAATTACGCTGACCTCCACTGCCGACAGTTGGTCCGCGCAGGTTATCAAAGGTAATTGCGTAGTTGAACCCGCTGACACGCGCCCCAGGGTGAAGATCCTTCGGCGCCATCAGATACTTAATCTGCTCGCTGGCCGGCCTGCGGATCGCTATCAAGCCCTGCGACCCTTTCTTGCAATTGAATCGTTGGATGAAAGCGAACGATCGTTGCGCGATTTAATAAACTCGACGAAAAGACGCCTGGCAGAGGCTGGAGCCAGAATCGGTGAAAATGTGGAAACCTTAGAGAACGTTTGGAAACAAGCTGGCTCACCGGGTTCGGATCTTTTGAAATGGGCGGAGGCTGAAGCGCAGCGCGAAGTAGCACATTTGAACAACGCAATATCGACGATTCAAGAGTACCAGCGGATCACTACAGCGTTCGCGTCTAGAATGGCTGATCTGTCTACCCAAACTGACGCAGACTCAGTTGCGCGCGCGACGCTGGAGAAAGCAGAAACGGATCTTGCCGCAGCCCTCGCGAACGCGGAAGATGGCAGCGAGGAATTAACTCAGCTGCTACAGGCGGCAAGTCATTATTTTGAACGGCACCAGAATCCCGAGGCTTGCCCGCTGTGCCAAAGCCGCGAATTTGCAGACGGGTTGCCGCAATCGGTTGAATCAACACTAAAAGTAATGGGAACTGTTCGGCGCACTCTGGAAAGCAGGAAGGCGGCGGAACGGGCCCGCGAAACCGCAGCCTCGCGATTGGAAGGCGCAACCGCAGCGGCTCGACTCTCTGCCGATCAGCTTCGCGCGCTTTGCGTGACGTGGCCGAAAGATTTGCCTCCGGCAACGGATGTTCTTCAGGTTCAGGCGGGCAAGACCGGTTGGTCACAAGAGGAATTAAGACGTCTAATTGACTCAGCAACAGAATTTCGCGCGGCTGTTGAATCAGAATTGAGCAGCCGCACGCAAATGAAAACGCTCTTGCGGACGGTGCGCGACGCGCTGGATCAATACAAACACAATATTCTACAGAAGACCGAGTTGGACTCGTTGCTTCCCCGCCTCGAGAAGACGAACGGGATGTTTGTGTCTGAACGACGGGCATTTGTGGACGAGGTGCTCACTAAAATCGCTTCGCGGGTAGGCGAGCTTTACGAAGAAATCCATCCCGGTGAAGGCCTAAGCAAGATTAGCCTGCAACTGGATCCGGTGAAGCGGGCGTCGCTCGATGTCGTTTCGGAGTTTCCCGGCGCAACCGCTCCGCCACCAGCGGCTTATTTGAGCGAGTCGCATCTGGACACCTTGGGAATTGCGATTTTCCTCGCGCTGGCAGAACTAGAGAATCCCAGCGACACCGTCCTTGTGTTGGATGACGTAGTCGCGAGCATGGATGAGCCGCATGTGGATCGCATCATAAACATGCTCTATGACGTGTCGCAGAATTTCGCCCACTGCGTATTAACGACGCACTATCAGCCATGGCGTGAGAAGTTTCGCTGGGGCAAACTGCAGAAGGGCGAGTGCCAATTTGTTGAGTTGGGGCCGTGGACTATTATTGCCGGGATTGTAACGTCTAAAACAACGCCGCGTATTGAAGTGCTGCGATCACATGTGCGGAAAACTCCACCCGAGCCCGCCGACATTTGCGCCTGTGCCGGCGTGTTTCTCGAAAAGATCTTGAATTTTCTCGCCGATCAGTATGAGTGCTCGGTGCCGCGCCGCCGCGGCAAGCCGGCATTGCGCGATTTGATTCAGTCAATCAATAAGAAACTTCGGGGAGTGTTACGCGTAGAGTTGCACGATGGCGCGCTCTCCTCCGGATCCGTAGCGCCTGTGGTGCACCTCGGTCCGGTGTTAGAGAAACTAGAGAAGTTTGCTAACGTTCGGAACGTAATCGGTTGCCATTTCGATGAAATCTCTTTTCATCTCAACTCGGCCGACGCAGTGGAATTCGGCGAGATGGTTTTGCAACTCGCCGAGGCGTTGCTCCATCCCGACCACGGCTGGCCTGCTTCGGACAAATCAGGTGAGTACTGGTCAAACAGCGGAAAGTCGCGGCGCCTTTACCCGCTTAAGCAACCGTCATAG
- a CDS encoding SNF2-related protein encodes MSPEAKTPGITPYHAKYFAYELTKRCSSDSLEKLAGAVASAQVDLNPHQVDAALFAFNSPLSKGALLADEVGLGKTIEAGLVISQRWAERKRRILIITPSNLRKQWHQELSEKFFLPCTILEARFYNAAVKQGRLKPFEVQDEVIICSYQFARNKASDVANTPWDLVVIDEAHRLRNVYKPSNVIANTLKGALGHCNKLLLTATPLQNSLLELFGLISFIDEHTFGDLKSFREQFVNLSQDQVFDTLKARLKPVCHRTLRRQVTAYVPFTSRFALVEDFVPEESEDRLYNLVSDYLQRPNLQALPSSQRTLMTLVLRKLLASSTFAIAGALNSISARLKKKLRQQQPVESLVEELYQDYEALDETAEELLDEPPFEEALSEADRAALEAEIADLDSFAQLATSIEHNAKGKALVKALGVAFPKVRELGAAEKAIIFTESRKTQSYLLRVLADSPFAEGIVLFNGSNTDERSKQIYAAWKEKHQGTDRVTGSRTADMRSAIVDYFREEGRIMIATEAGAEGINLQFCSLVVNYDLPWNPQRIEQRIGRCHRYGQEHDVVVVNFLNKKNEADRRVYELLSEKFQLFEGVFGASDEVLGAIGSGVDFEMRIAAIYQSCRKQEEIKSAFDQLQLELNFEISEAMTHTRQKLLDNFDDEVREKLRVRDRDSKAYLNRFELMLMDLTRHELQGKADFIDDSSFQLETDPFADHNGDIPLGLYELPRRSGEAHLYRLNHPLAERLINEAKQRELPDAEIHLDLATYEGKITILEPLRGKSGWLSLSCFTVESLDQAEDYLLFAAVTDMGQTIEEEAAIRLLTLPACIGASVDSTLETLNALDGATRARREAVQRSISERNARFFETEAEKLEGWADDLKLGLEREIKDIDRQIKESRRAATAALTLEEKLAGQKQIKALEALRSQKRRSLFDAQDDVEAKRDAFIQNLEAQLTQETRSEKLFCVRWSLD; translated from the coding sequence TTGTCCCCTGAAGCAAAAACACCGGGAATCACTCCCTATCACGCGAAGTATTTCGCTTATGAGCTCACGAAGCGTTGCTCCTCCGACAGCCTGGAAAAGTTGGCCGGTGCCGTTGCGAGCGCACAAGTTGATCTGAACCCCCATCAGGTCGACGCCGCGCTGTTTGCCTTCAATTCCCCCCTTTCAAAGGGAGCTTTGCTGGCCGATGAAGTGGGACTAGGCAAGACAATCGAAGCCGGGCTCGTCATTTCTCAACGATGGGCCGAGCGCAAGCGCAGGATTCTAATCATCACGCCCTCAAACCTGCGAAAGCAATGGCATCAGGAATTGAGCGAGAAATTCTTTCTGCCTTGCACCATTCTCGAGGCTCGCTTCTACAATGCGGCGGTCAAGCAAGGTAGGCTCAAGCCGTTCGAGGTTCAAGATGAGGTCATCATCTGCTCTTATCAATTCGCCCGTAACAAAGCATCCGACGTTGCGAACACGCCCTGGGATCTCGTGGTCATCGACGAAGCGCACCGTCTTCGAAACGTATACAAACCTTCAAACGTTATCGCCAACACACTCAAAGGCGCGCTGGGGCATTGCAATAAGCTGCTGCTAACCGCGACGCCGCTCCAGAATTCTCTGCTGGAATTGTTCGGTCTGATTAGCTTTATTGACGAACACACTTTTGGCGATCTCAAGAGCTTTCGCGAACAGTTCGTAAACCTGAGCCAGGATCAGGTGTTCGACACCCTGAAGGCGCGTCTTAAGCCAGTCTGCCATCGCACGCTGAGACGGCAAGTAACGGCATATGTTCCGTTCACCAGCCGCTTTGCCCTGGTTGAAGACTTCGTTCCCGAAGAAAGCGAAGACCGCCTCTACAACCTGGTTTCTGATTACCTTCAGCGTCCAAATCTTCAGGCCTTGCCATCCAGCCAGCGAACACTGATGACGCTGGTGCTGCGCAAGCTTCTGGCGTCATCGACCTTCGCCATCGCCGGAGCGCTCAACTCAATCTCCGCAAGGCTCAAGAAGAAGTTGCGACAGCAACAGCCGGTGGAATCTTTGGTTGAAGAACTCTATCAAGACTACGAAGCACTGGACGAGACGGCAGAAGAATTGTTGGATGAGCCCCCCTTCGAAGAGGCACTGTCTGAAGCCGATCGTGCGGCGCTCGAAGCCGAGATAGCCGATCTCGATTCCTTCGCTCAACTAGCAACCAGCATCGAGCACAACGCCAAGGGCAAGGCTTTGGTCAAGGCGCTCGGCGTAGCGTTTCCCAAAGTCAGGGAACTTGGTGCGGCGGAAAAAGCAATTATCTTTACCGAATCCCGAAAAACACAGAGTTACCTTCTCCGCGTGCTTGCTGACAGCCCGTTTGCTGAGGGCATTGTTCTCTTCAATGGTTCAAATACCGATGAACGCTCGAAACAGATATATGCCGCGTGGAAAGAAAAACATCAGGGAACAGATCGCGTGACTGGCTCGCGAACTGCCGACATGCGTTCGGCAATCGTTGATTACTTCCGCGAAGAGGGCCGAATCATGATTGCGACCGAAGCCGGCGCCGAAGGAATCAATCTTCAGTTCTGTTCGCTGGTGGTGAACTACGATCTCCCTTGGAACCCGCAGCGAATCGAACAACGCATCGGCCGCTGTCATCGCTACGGGCAAGAGCATGACGTAGTTGTCGTCAATTTTCTAAACAAGAAGAACGAAGCCGACCGACGAGTCTATGAATTGCTCTCAGAGAAGTTCCAGCTCTTTGAGGGTGTCTTCGGAGCAAGTGACGAAGTGCTCGGCGCAATCGGCTCTGGTGTCGATTTTGAAATGCGGATTGCGGCCATTTATCAGTCCTGCCGCAAGCAGGAAGAGATCAAGTCCGCATTTGATCAGCTTCAGCTTGAACTCAATTTTGAGATCAGCGAAGCGATGACTCACACGCGCCAGAAGCTCTTAGATAACTTTGACGACGAAGTCCGCGAGAAGCTGAGAGTGCGGGACCGCGACTCAAAGGCTTACCTTAACCGCTTTGAACTTATGCTCATGGATCTCACGCGGCATGAGTTGCAGGGTAAGGCTGACTTTATCGACGATTCGTCATTCCAGCTTGAGACAGACCCATTCGCCGATCACAACGGCGATATTCCCCTTGGTCTGTATGAGTTGCCACGTCGCTCGGGCGAAGCCCATCTTTATCGTCTCAATCACCCGCTCGCGGAACGACTTATCAACGAAGCGAAGCAGCGCGAACTGCCCGATGCAGAGATTCACCTGGACCTTGCAACGTACGAAGGCAAGATAACTATTCTTGAACCGCTGCGGGGGAAGTCTGGCTGGCTTTCACTTTCTTGCTTTACCGTGGAGTCCCTCGATCAGGCAGAGGATTATTTGCTCTTTGCTGCGGTGACTGATATGGGACAAACAATCGAAGAGGAAGCAGCGATCCGTCTGTTGACGCTGCCGGCCTGCATCGGAGCGTCAGTCGATTCTACGCTGGAAACATTAAATGCTCTCGACGGCGCAACTCGCGCGCGCAGAGAAGCAGTCCAGAGATCAATCTCTGAACGCAACGCGCGCTTTTTCGAAACCGAAGCAGAAAAGCTGGAAGGCTGGGCGGATGACTTGAAACTTGGACTTGAACGTGAAATCAAGGACATCGATCGTCAGATTAAGGAAAGCCGGCGCGCTGCAACCGCTGCATTGACACTCGAAGAGAAGCTCGCGGGTCAAAAGCAAATTAAAGCGCTGGAAGCCTTGCGCAGTCAGAAGCGCCGCAGCTTATTCGACGCGCAGGATGATGTTGAAGCGAAGCGCGATGCATTCATACAGAATTTGGAAGCCCAGCTGACCCAGGAAACGAGGAGCGAAAAACTGTTTTGTGTTCGGTGGTCGCTGGATTAG
- a CDS encoding PQQ-binding-like beta-propeller repeat protein, whose amino-acid sequence MIKRFLPIAFLVVVIAHTTSAQDWTQWRGPARDGVVSAANTPASWPASLRRAWRVDIGEGYSSPVVSQGKVFLHARRDPSEVVFAINLADGKILWQQTYAADFKKNQYAVKMAKGPNATPLLIGNRLFTLGVTGILNAWDTATGKLLWTKDYSKTIDTSKMFCGTSASPLASGGRVIIQIGSDIHGGQIVALDPADGKTAWEWKGPGPGYASPVIIEIAGKQQIVTMTNGSIVGLDAKTGAELWTVPFPDEWHENIATPIWTGTHLIVSAIRQGTHAFSLSQTGGKWQATEAWKNADVAMYMSSPVYGDGLIYGMSSKKKGQFFALDVKTGAVRWATEGREGDHASVLLTPRHVVFLTNGADLIVAPRAADKFTVEKRYDVADAETWAIPVLLGKDVLVRDATGLMLLTAGT is encoded by the coding sequence ATGATCAAGCGTTTTCTACCCATCGCCTTTCTCGTTGTCGTAATCGCGCACACAACTTCCGCCCAGGACTGGACCCAATGGCGCGGACCGGCCCGCGACGGTGTCGTGTCCGCAGCGAACACGCCTGCGTCCTGGCCGGCATCACTGCGTCGCGCGTGGCGAGTTGATATCGGTGAAGGCTATTCCTCGCCCGTGGTTTCGCAGGGCAAAGTTTTCCTGCACGCGCGCCGCGACCCGTCGGAAGTCGTCTTCGCGATTAATCTCGCCGACGGCAAAATTCTCTGGCAACAAACGTACGCGGCAGACTTCAAGAAAAATCAGTACGCCGTGAAGATGGCGAAAGGGCCAAACGCGACTCCACTCTTAATCGGCAATCGTCTCTTCACGCTCGGCGTGACGGGCATCCTGAACGCTTGGGACACCGCGACCGGCAAGCTGCTCTGGACGAAAGACTATTCGAAAACTATCGATACCTCGAAAATGTTTTGCGGCACGTCCGCATCCCCGCTCGCGTCCGGCGGGCGCGTGATCATCCAAATCGGCAGCGACATTCACGGCGGCCAAATCGTCGCCCTGGATCCGGCGGATGGAAAGACCGCTTGGGAATGGAAAGGCCCAGGACCCGGCTACGCGTCGCCGGTGATCATTGAGATCGCGGGCAAGCAACAAATTGTAACGATGACGAATGGTTCCATCGTCGGCCTTGATGCGAAGACCGGAGCGGAACTTTGGACGGTGCCTTTTCCCGACGAATGGCACGAGAACATTGCGACTCCCATCTGGACCGGAACGCACTTGATCGTGTCGGCCATTCGTCAGGGCACGCACGCGTTTTCCCTGAGTCAGACCGGAGGAAAATGGCAAGCGACTGAGGCTTGGAAGAATGCCGACGTCGCGATGTACATGAGCTCGCCGGTTTACGGTGATGGTTTGATTTACGGCATGTCGTCGAAGAAGAAAGGACAGTTCTTCGCGCTCGATGTAAAGACGGGCGCGGTCCGCTGGGCCACCGAGGGCCGTGAAGGCGATCACGCCTCAGTGCTTTTGACGCCGCGTCATGTTGTGTTTCTGACGAACGGCGCGGACTTAATCGTCGCGCCACGCGCTGCTGACAAGTTCACTGTGGAGAAGCGTTACGACGTCGCCGATGCCGAAACCTGGGCTATCCCGGTGCTCCTCGGCAAAGATGTTTTAGTGCGCGACGCCACCGGCCTGATGCTCCTGACCGCGGGTACGTGA